Proteins from a single region of Bradyrhizobium diazoefficiens:
- a CDS encoding helix-turn-helix transcriptional regulator, with product MADPRRVEFGDFLRSRREKLSPKTVGLPAGQRRRTAGLRREEVAQLAGIGVDWYIRLEQGRTVSPSVTTVDALARALRLSKTEHAHLKSLARDGASGAFTREVVPPPILRLVESLPHPAYITGRRWDVLAWNEAAEEIFAFGRLPEEDRNTLLLMMTNKRTRKSYGAGWADVAKRMVAMFRATHDVWAGDPAFAELLTRLREGSPEFVKWWGAHEVHGTLSGRKTMTHPTKGVLHFEHTSFQANDDPALKLVIYTPV from the coding sequence ATGGCCGACCCACGCCGCGTCGAATTCGGCGATTTCCTCCGCTCCCGCCGCGAAAAGCTGTCGCCGAAGACTGTCGGCCTTCCCGCGGGCCAAAGGCGGCGCACCGCGGGGCTCCGCCGTGAGGAGGTCGCCCAGCTCGCCGGCATCGGCGTCGACTGGTACATCCGCCTCGAGCAGGGCCGCACCGTCAGCCCATCCGTCACGACGGTCGATGCCTTGGCGCGTGCGCTGCGCCTCAGCAAGACCGAGCATGCGCATCTCAAGAGTCTCGCGCGCGACGGCGCGAGCGGTGCGTTTACCCGCGAGGTGGTGCCGCCGCCCATTCTGCGGCTGGTCGAGAGCCTGCCGCACCCCGCCTACATCACCGGGCGGCGCTGGGACGTGCTGGCCTGGAACGAAGCCGCCGAGGAGATCTTTGCGTTCGGGCGGCTGCCGGAAGAGGATCGCAACACGCTGCTATTGATGATGACCAACAAGCGGACGCGAAAATCCTACGGAGCGGGCTGGGCGGATGTGGCCAAGCGCATGGTCGCGATGTTTCGCGCCACCCACGACGTCTGGGCCGGCGATCCCGCCTTTGCGGAATTGCTGACGCGGCTGCGCGAAGGCAGCCCCGAATTCGTCAAATGGTGGGGCGCGCATGAGGTGCACGGCACCTTGTCAGGCCGCAAGACCATGACCCATCCCACCAAGGGCGTGCTGCATTTCGAGCACACGAGCTTTCAGGCCAACGACGATCCCGCGCTGAAGCTCGTGATCTACACGCCGGTGTAG
- a CDS encoding outer membrane beta-barrel protein gives MNKNLLLAAVSLVALSATAPALAADLAARPYTKAPAMIATVYDWSGFYIGINGGGASAHTSWDQLAPLVGSEGSHNATGGTVGGQVGYRWQSAQWVFGVEGQGNWADFSGDNVSGLTGFTDRSKIDSFGLITGQIGYAWNNVLLYAKGGAAVVGTKNELRAGGVTFASVSDTRWGGTVGAGLEFGFAPNWSLGVEYNHIFLSDKNITFTGIQTDRIRQDVDMGLVRLNYKFGGPAIAKY, from the coding sequence ATGAATAAGAATTTGTTGCTTGCTGCTGTGAGCCTTGTTGCGCTGAGCGCGACTGCGCCGGCGCTGGCTGCTGACCTCGCCGCACGGCCTTACACCAAGGCGCCTGCGATGATCGCGACCGTCTATGACTGGAGCGGCTTCTACATCGGTATCAACGGCGGTGGCGCTTCCGCTCACACGAGCTGGGACCAGCTCGCTCCGCTGGTCGGCAGCGAAGGCTCGCACAACGCGACCGGCGGCACGGTCGGTGGCCAGGTCGGCTATCGCTGGCAGTCGGCGCAGTGGGTGTTCGGCGTGGAAGGCCAGGGCAACTGGGCCGACTTCTCCGGCGACAACGTCAGCGGCCTCACCGGCTTCACCGATCGCTCGAAGATCGATTCGTTCGGTCTGATCACCGGTCAGATCGGCTACGCCTGGAACAACGTCCTGCTCTACGCCAAGGGCGGTGCGGCGGTTGTTGGAACCAAGAACGAGCTCCGCGCTGGCGGCGTGACGTTCGCATCCGTCAGCGACACCCGTTGGGGCGGCACCGTCGGCGCAGGCCTCGAGTTCGGCTTCGCTCCGAACTGGTCGCTCGGCGTCGAGTACAACCACATCTTCCTGTCGGACAAGAACATCACCTTCACCGGCATTCAGACCGATCGCATCCGTCAGGACGTCGACATGGGTCTCGTCCGCCTGAACTACAAGTTCGGCGGCCCGGCCATCGCGAAGTACTGA
- a CDS encoding FAD-dependent oxidoreductase, whose translation MDRRHFLASALSLAAGSVLGKAQAGIGPTSRTRPGQPGWPSDADWSGLNQATSGRLSRLASPKLDAADAKQLLANPFYIGDQPGLTQSSGWFEAWRSEPSTYMVAAESSADVAAAVRFAKAHNLRLVVKGRGHSYFGASCAPDSLLLWTRKMDAITVHDRFIPADSNSEPVPAITAGAGCMWLHAYQAAAGAGRYVQGGGCTTVGVAGLVQGGGFGNFSKAFGTAAASLLEAEIVTADGEIRVVNETREPELFWALRGGGGGTFGVTTRLTLATHPLPSSVGAVNATLRARSDGAYRKLLARFVEFCATSLCNPHWGEQVRVHPDNRLELRMVFQDLTTEEARAAFKPLLDFVAANADDYAGTESLEVVGVPARYFWNGWLYRLFARSAVNFDGRSGAPWTDYWWKGDGEQVGAFWHAYTSAWLPSSLLGPESRTVLVDALFNASRHWAVGLHLNKGLFGAPPEVIAKAQNTATHPDAFDAFALAIIAASGPTTFGGLATPDPVLAKAHRDRVNAAMAALRIAAPNSGAYVNECDYFQSEWQNALWGPNYQRLLAVKRRYDPDGLFFVHHGVGTEGWSADGFTRLPSSL comes from the coding sequence ATGGACCGTCGCCACTTTCTAGCTAGTGCCCTCTCACTGGCTGCAGGCTCGGTACTCGGCAAGGCGCAAGCGGGCATCGGCCCCACCAGCCGCACGCGACCCGGCCAGCCTGGCTGGCCTTCCGATGCGGACTGGTCGGGGCTGAATCAAGCAACGTCGGGACGCCTCAGCCGCCTGGCGTCCCCGAAGCTCGACGCGGCTGACGCAAAACAGCTCCTGGCGAATCCGTTCTACATCGGCGATCAACCAGGCCTGACGCAAAGTTCAGGCTGGTTCGAGGCCTGGCGCTCAGAACCCAGCACCTACATGGTCGCAGCCGAGAGCTCGGCGGATGTTGCAGCGGCGGTGCGCTTCGCCAAGGCGCACAATCTGCGCCTGGTCGTGAAAGGCCGCGGCCACAGTTATTTCGGCGCCTCATGTGCGCCGGATTCGCTTTTGCTGTGGACCCGCAAGATGGACGCAATCACCGTTCACGACCGTTTCATTCCCGCGGACTCCAACTCAGAGCCGGTTCCCGCTATCACGGCGGGAGCGGGCTGCATGTGGCTGCACGCCTATCAGGCTGCCGCCGGCGCGGGGCGATACGTTCAGGGTGGCGGCTGCACCACGGTTGGTGTCGCGGGTCTGGTGCAGGGCGGCGGGTTCGGCAACTTTTCCAAGGCGTTTGGAACGGCGGCCGCAAGCCTGCTCGAGGCTGAGATCGTGACCGCCGACGGCGAAATTCGTGTCGTAAACGAAACGCGCGAGCCGGAGCTGTTTTGGGCGCTCAGAGGTGGAGGCGGTGGCACGTTCGGCGTCACCACACGGCTGACGCTCGCAACCCATCCGCTGCCCTCGTCCGTCGGCGCGGTCAACGCCACATTGCGCGCCCGCTCCGACGGCGCCTACCGCAAGCTGCTGGCCCGCTTCGTCGAATTTTGCGCGACGAGCCTGTGCAATCCGCATTGGGGTGAACAGGTTCGGGTGCATCCCGACAACCGCCTCGAACTTCGCATGGTCTTCCAGGACCTGACAACGGAGGAAGCGCGTGCAGCTTTCAAGCCCCTGCTCGATTTTGTTGCAGCCAATGCGGACGATTACGCTGGCACGGAATCGCTCGAAGTTGTGGGCGTGCCAGCCCGTTACTTCTGGAACGGTTGGCTCTATCGCCTGTTCGCGCGCTCCGCGGTCAACTTCGATGGACGTTCTGGAGCGCCATGGACGGACTATTGGTGGAAGGGCGATGGCGAGCAGGTCGGCGCCTTCTGGCACGCGTACACATCAGCCTGGTTGCCGAGCTCGCTACTTGGCCCGGAGAGCCGGACCGTCCTTGTCGACGCGCTCTTCAACGCAAGCCGCCACTGGGCGGTCGGCCTGCATCTCAACAAGGGCTTGTTCGGCGCACCGCCGGAAGTGATCGCAAAAGCTCAGAACACGGCGACGCATCCGGACGCATTCGATGCCTTCGCTCTTGCGATCATCGCAGCTTCAGGCCCGACCACCTTCGGTGGTCTTGCAACGCCCGATCCTGTTCTTGCCAAGGCGCATCGGGACCGCGTCAACGCCGCGATGGCGGCATTGCGGATTGCGGCGCCGAACAGCGGTGCGTATGTCAACGAATGCGACTACTTCCAGTCAGAATGGCAGAATGCGTTGTGGGGTCCGAACTATCAACGGCTGCTCGCCGTCAAGCGGCGCTACGATCCGGACGGACTGTTTTTTGTCCATCACGGCGTCGGCACCGAAGGCTGGAGCGCAGACGGATTTACGCGTCTGCCATCATCGCTCTAG
- the dnaE gene encoding DNA polymerase III subunit alpha, translating into MPSAGFVHLHVHSAYSLLKGSIKIAKLAELAKKDHQPALALTDTDNLFGALEFSDKMAGSGIQPIVGCELAVDFGDQDPNARNALPPSRVVLLAAQERGYRSLMRLNSRAFLESPDSHAPFIKFDWFDGETEGLIALTGGPDGPISLALASGQAEIAAARCERLAGLFGDRLYVELQRHNLDKERRIESALIDIAYSKGLPLVATNEPYFATTDDYEAHDALLCIAGGRLIAETEREQLTPDHRFKTRAEMAVLFADIPEALASTVEIAERCSFRPLTRKPILPFFTVGAAGSSDAAAVEAAELKRQAEEGLANRLRVHGLSQGTTEEDYNKRLAFELDVIMRMKYAGYFLIVSDFIKWAKSQGIPVGPGRGSGAGSLVAWALTITDLDPIKFGLLFERFLNPERVSMPDFDIDFCQDRRGEVIQYVQQRYGRDQVAQIITFGTLQARGVLRDVGRVLQMPYGQVDKLTKLVPQNPAAPVTLATAIESEPKLQAFRDEDPVVARAFDIAQRLEGLTRHASTHAAGIVIGDRPLSELVPLYRDPKSDMPVTQFNMKWVEPAGLVKFDFLGLKTLTVLDVAVKLLKPRNIHIDLATLPIDDAESYQMLARGEVVGVFQVESQGMRRALVDMRPDRFEDIIALVALYRPGPMANIPTYCARKHGDEEPEYLHPVLEPILKETFGVIIYQEQVMQIAQVMSGYSLGDADLLRRAMGKKIRAEMEKQREIFVAGAVKNGVPKGQAETIFELLAKFADYGFNKSHAAAYALVSYHTAYMKAHYPVEFIAASMTLDLNNTDKLSEFRSEAQRLGIKVEPPNINRSGATFEVGDKTIYYALAALKGVGIQAIDQIIEERTRRGLFTSLADFAARVNPRAINKRIIESLAAAGAFDTLEPSRARVFAGADAILAACQRAHQAEAIGQNDMFGMAADAPTIMLPQIEPWLPAERLRREYDAIGFFLSGHPLDDYATVLKRLRVQSWAEFSRAVKTGATAGKVAATVVSRMERRTKTGNKMGIMGLSDPTGHFEAVLFSEGLAQYRDVLEPGAAVLLQLGAELQGEDVRARVLHAEPLDDAAAKTQKGLRIFVRDTKPLDSIAKRLAGPEGAGANGAAPKIGSPGIAPRSNGDGEVSLVMMLDLETEVEMKLPGRFKVSPQIAGAIKAVAGVVDVQQI; encoded by the coding sequence ATGCCGAGCGCCGGATTTGTCCACCTTCACGTTCACTCGGCCTATTCGCTGCTCAAGGGCTCGATCAAGATCGCCAAGCTCGCCGAGCTTGCGAAGAAGGATCACCAGCCGGCACTGGCGCTGACCGACACCGACAATCTGTTCGGCGCGCTGGAATTTTCCGACAAGATGGCGGGTTCCGGCATCCAGCCGATCGTCGGCTGCGAGCTCGCGGTCGACTTCGGCGACCAGGATCCCAACGCGCGCAACGCGCTGCCGCCCTCGCGCGTGGTGCTGCTGGCCGCGCAAGAGCGCGGCTATCGCAGCCTGATGCGGCTGAATTCGCGCGCGTTCCTCGAATCGCCTGACAGCCATGCCCCGTTCATCAAGTTCGACTGGTTCGACGGCGAGACCGAAGGCCTGATCGCACTGACCGGCGGCCCTGATGGCCCGATCTCACTCGCGCTTGCAAGCGGCCAGGCCGAAATTGCGGCCGCGCGCTGCGAGCGTCTCGCCGGCCTGTTCGGCGATCGCCTCTACGTCGAATTGCAGCGCCACAATCTCGACAAGGAACGGCGCATCGAGAGCGCGCTGATTGACATCGCCTATTCCAAAGGCCTGCCGCTGGTTGCGACCAACGAGCCGTACTTCGCCACGACAGACGATTACGAGGCCCATGACGCGCTGCTCTGCATCGCCGGCGGCCGGCTGATCGCGGAAACCGAGCGCGAGCAGCTCACGCCCGATCACCGCTTCAAGACCCGCGCCGAGATGGCGGTGCTGTTTGCCGATATTCCGGAGGCGCTGGCATCCACCGTCGAGATCGCCGAGCGCTGCTCTTTCCGCCCCCTTACCCGCAAGCCGATCCTGCCATTCTTCACGGTCGGTGCCGCCGGCAGCTCCGATGCGGCCGCGGTCGAGGCGGCTGAGCTGAAGCGGCAGGCGGAGGAGGGGCTCGCCAACCGTCTGCGCGTGCACGGCCTGTCGCAGGGCACCACGGAAGAGGATTACAACAAGCGCCTGGCGTTCGAGCTCGACGTCATCATGCGCATGAAATACGCGGGCTACTTCCTGATCGTGTCCGACTTCATCAAATGGGCGAAGTCGCAAGGCATCCCGGTCGGGCCGGGCCGCGGATCCGGCGCGGGCTCGCTGGTGGCGTGGGCACTGACCATCACCGATCTCGATCCGATCAAGTTCGGCCTGCTGTTCGAGCGCTTCCTCAATCCCGAACGTGTCTCGATGCCGGACTTCGACATCGACTTCTGCCAGGACCGCCGCGGCGAGGTGATCCAGTACGTCCAGCAGCGCTACGGCCGCGACCAGGTCGCGCAGATCATCACCTTCGGGACGCTGCAGGCGCGCGGGGTGCTGCGCGACGTCGGCCGCGTGCTGCAAATGCCCTATGGCCAAGTGGACAAGCTCACCAAGCTGGTGCCGCAGAATCCGGCCGCGCCGGTGACGCTGGCGACTGCGATCGAGAGCGAGCCGAAGCTACAGGCGTTCCGTGACGAAGATCCGGTGGTGGCGCGCGCGTTCGACATCGCCCAGCGTCTCGAGGGCCTGACCCGGCACGCCTCGACCCACGCGGCCGGCATCGTAATCGGCGATCGCCCGTTGAGCGAGCTCGTGCCGCTCTACCGCGATCCCAAATCCGACATGCCGGTGACCCAGTTCAACATGAAATGGGTCGAGCCGGCGGGCCTCGTCAAATTCGACTTCCTCGGCCTGAAGACGCTGACCGTGCTCGACGTCGCGGTGAAGCTGCTCAAGCCGCGCAACATCCACATCGATCTCGCGACGTTGCCGATCGACGATGCCGAGAGCTACCAGATGCTGGCGCGCGGCGAGGTCGTCGGCGTGTTCCAGGTTGAAAGCCAGGGCATGCGGCGCGCGCTGGTCGACATGCGTCCCGACCGCTTCGAGGACATCATCGCGCTGGTCGCGCTGTATCGCCCGGGTCCGATGGCGAACATCCCGACCTATTGCGCGCGCAAGCACGGCGACGAGGAGCCGGAATATCTGCACCCCGTGCTGGAGCCGATCCTGAAGGAGACCTTCGGCGTCATCATCTACCAGGAACAGGTGATGCAGATCGCGCAGGTGATGTCGGGCTATTCGCTCGGCGACGCCGACCTGCTCCGCCGCGCCATGGGCAAGAAGATCCGCGCCGAGATGGAGAAGCAGCGCGAGATTTTCGTTGCGGGCGCGGTCAAGAACGGCGTGCCGAAGGGGCAGGCCGAGACCATCTTCGAGCTGCTCGCCAAGTTCGCCGACTACGGCTTCAACAAGAGCCACGCGGCGGCCTATGCGCTGGTGTCCTACCACACCGCCTATATGAAGGCGCACTACCCGGTGGAGTTCATCGCAGCGTCGATGACGCTCGATCTGAACAATACCGACAAGCTCTCCGAATTCCGCTCCGAGGCGCAGCGCCTCGGCATCAAGGTCGAGCCGCCGAACATCAACCGCTCCGGCGCGACCTTCGAGGTCGGCGACAAGACGATCTACTACGCGCTCGCCGCGCTGAAGGGCGTCGGCATCCAGGCCATCGACCAGATCATCGAGGAACGCACCAGGCGCGGGCTGTTCACCTCGCTCGCCGACTTCGCCGCGCGCGTCAATCCGCGTGCGATCAACAAGCGCATCATCGAAAGTCTCGCCGCCGCCGGCGCGTTCGACACGCTGGAGCCGAGCCGCGCCCGCGTGTTTGCCGGTGCGGATGCGATCCTGGCCGCCTGCCAGCGCGCGCATCAGGCCGAGGCGATCGGCCAGAACGACATGTTCGGCATGGCGGCGGACGCCCCGACCATCATGCTGCCGCAGATCGAGCCGTGGCTGCCGGCCGAGCGGCTGCGCCGCGAATATGACGCGATCGGCTTCTTCCTGTCCGGCCATCCGCTCGACGATTATGCCACCGTGCTGAAGCGGCTGCGGGTGCAGAGCTGGGCGGAATTCTCGCGCGCGGTGAAGACCGGCGCCACGGCCGGTAAGGTCGCGGCCACCGTGGTCTCTCGCATGGAACGACGCACCAAGACCGGCAACAAGATGGGCATCATGGGGCTCTCCGATCCCACGGGCCACTTCGAGGCGGTGCTGTTCTCCGAAGGCCTCGCGCAATATCGCGACGTGCTGGAGCCGGGCGCCGCGGTGCTGCTCCAGCTCGGTGCGGAATTGCAGGGCGAGGACGTCCGCGCCCGCGTGCTGCATGCCGAGCCGCTGGATGACGCGGCGGCCAAGACGCAGAAGGGCCTGCGCATCTTCGTGCGCGACACCAAGCCGCTGGATTCCATCGCCAAGCGGCTGGCCGGACCGGAAGGTGCGGGCGCGAACGGCGCCGCGCCAAAGATCGGCAGTCCCGGCATCGCGCCGCGCTCCAACGGCGACGGCGAGGTCTCGCTGGTGATGATGCTCGACCTCGAGACCGAGGTCGAGATGAAGCTGCCCGGCCGCTTCAAGGTCTCGCCCCAGATCGCCGGCGCCATCAAGGCGGTCGCCGGGGTCGTCGACGTGCAGCAGATCTAG
- a CDS encoding DUF2846 domain-containing protein, producing the protein MAAVLLCGCETARNGLDYSATERKIGPPKAGQARVVVLREKGFGGIGDPDWTFSIDGAPIKGLKTGTYVYVDRPAGQHQFVAEEAGLGVTRVDFSAQSGQTVFFVARFSQRKNAVIANSSTGLLGWGLTLAITSGYKNQGPLDFLPLDEQSARTTVAELRLAE; encoded by the coding sequence ATGGCCGCCGTGTTGCTGTGCGGCTGTGAAACCGCGAGAAACGGTCTCGATTATTCGGCGACTGAGCGAAAGATAGGTCCACCGAAAGCCGGCCAGGCGCGGGTCGTTGTGCTCCGCGAGAAGGGCTTTGGCGGCATCGGTGATCCCGACTGGACATTCAGCATTGACGGAGCGCCGATCAAGGGCCTGAAGACCGGAACATATGTCTATGTGGATCGCCCGGCGGGCCAGCACCAGTTCGTGGCGGAGGAGGCGGGCCTTGGCGTCACGCGTGTGGACTTCTCGGCTCAGTCCGGCCAGACCGTGTTCTTCGTTGCGCGCTTCAGTCAGCGCAAGAACGCTGTGATCGCGAACTCAAGCACGGGATTGCTCGGCTGGGGTCTCACCCTTGCAATAACGTCGGGTTACAAGAATCAGGGGCCGCTGGATTTTCTGCCGTTGGACGAACAATCCGCAAGGACGACGGTGGCTGAGCTTCGGCTGGCCGAATAG
- a CDS encoding zinc-binding alcohol dehydrogenase family protein, whose protein sequence is MKAAVLKSLGSPLVVENAPDPVLGTGEVIVDVVATRVLSYMNEVFSGERNYALDLPIIPGPGGIGRVRAIGPDATKLSVGDWVFCDPTVRSRDDVVAPDIALQGLTAAGPGGMRLQQHFRHGSFAEQMRVPTENVKKLGAITSEEASQWCALGTALVPYGGFLAAKLQPGETVLVSGATGNFGSAAVSVALAMGAVCVVTPGRNEKILADLVRRFGARVKPVRLTGNEDDDREAMKRAAPGAIDCVLDIMPPSVSTRVVRAAIMTVRAYGRVVLMGGVGMAGGAGLELPYPWIMRNCISIHGVWMYPPDAACRLIALVRSGLLRLEEYETTDLDLDHANEAVAHAAANRGPFKLTVIRP, encoded by the coding sequence ATGAAAGCTGCCGTACTGAAATCCCTGGGATCGCCGCTGGTGGTCGAGAATGCCCCGGACCCGGTGCTCGGCACCGGCGAGGTCATCGTCGATGTCGTGGCGACGCGCGTCCTGTCCTACATGAACGAGGTCTTCAGCGGGGAGCGCAATTATGCGCTCGATTTGCCGATCATTCCGGGCCCCGGCGGCATCGGCCGGGTGCGCGCGATCGGCCCTGATGCCACCAAGCTCAGCGTCGGCGACTGGGTGTTCTGCGACCCGACGGTGCGTTCGCGCGACGATGTCGTCGCGCCCGACATCGCGCTGCAAGGGCTCACCGCCGCCGGCCCCGGCGGCATGCGCCTGCAACAGCATTTTCGCCACGGCTCGTTTGCCGAGCAGATGCGCGTGCCAACCGAGAACGTGAAGAAGCTCGGCGCGATCACGTCCGAGGAAGCCTCGCAATGGTGCGCGCTGGGGACGGCGCTGGTGCCCTATGGCGGCTTTCTGGCTGCCAAGCTTCAGCCGGGCGAGACCGTCCTGGTGAGCGGAGCCACCGGCAATTTCGGCAGCGCCGCCGTCTCGGTCGCACTCGCAATGGGCGCCGTCTGCGTGGTGACGCCGGGCCGCAACGAAAAGATCCTGGCCGACCTCGTCCGCCGCTTCGGCGCGCGGGTGAAGCCGGTCAGGCTCACCGGCAACGAGGACGACGACCGCGAAGCGATGAAGCGCGCTGCGCCAGGCGCGATCGATTGCGTACTCGACATCATGCCGCCGTCGGTCAGCACGCGCGTGGTGCGCGCGGCGATCATGACGGTGCGCGCTTACGGCCGCGTCGTGCTGATGGGCGGCGTCGGCATGGCCGGCGGAGCAGGCCTCGAGCTGCCCTACCCCTGGATCATGCGCAACTGCATCTCCATCCATGGCGTCTGGATGTACCCGCCGGATGCAGCGTGCCGCCTGATCGCGCTGGTGCGATCCGGGCTGTTGCGGCTCGAGGAGTACGAGACGACGGACCTCGACCTCGACCATGCGAACGAGGCGGTGGCACACGCCGCGGCCAATCGCGGGCCGTTCAAACTGACGGTGATCCGGCCGTAA
- a CDS encoding ABC transporter ATP-binding protein produces the protein MEREQGAEDVPVIYLHEIKRQYLQGEAALTILDNAKLALWAGQSVALVAPSGSGKSTLLHIAGLLEAPDSGEVYVNGAPTSLLPDIERTQLRRSDIGFVYQSHRLLPEFSALENVMLPQMIRGLRKSESVKRAKEILGYLGLGDRITHRPAELSGGEQQRVAIARAVANAPRVLLADEPTGNLDPHTADHVFQALMQLVKATKVSMLIATHNMELAGRMDRRVSLADGQVVELE, from the coding sequence ATGGAGCGGGAGCAGGGGGCGGAAGATGTACCGGTCATCTATCTCCACGAGATAAAGCGGCAGTATCTGCAGGGCGAGGCGGCGCTGACGATCCTCGACAACGCCAAGCTCGCGCTGTGGGCGGGGCAGTCCGTTGCGCTGGTCGCGCCGTCGGGCTCGGGCAAATCGACGCTGCTGCACATTGCGGGACTGCTGGAAGCGCCGGATTCCGGCGAGGTCTACGTCAACGGCGCGCCGACGTCGCTACTGCCCGATATCGAGCGCACCCAGCTTCGCCGGAGCGATATCGGCTTCGTCTACCAGTCGCACCGGCTGCTGCCGGAGTTCTCGGCGCTGGAGAACGTGATGCTGCCGCAGATGATCCGTGGCCTGAGGAAGTCCGAGAGCGTCAAGCGCGCCAAGGAGATCCTGGGCTATCTCGGCCTAGGCGACCGCATCACCCATCGCCCGGCCGAGTTGTCGGGCGGCGAGCAGCAGCGTGTCGCGATCGCGCGCGCGGTCGCCAATGCGCCGCGCGTGCTGCTTGCGGACGAGCCGACCGGCAATCTCGATCCGCACACCGCCGACCACGTGTTCCAGGCCCTGATGCAACTGGTCAAGGCGACCAAGGTCTCGATGCTGATCGCGACCCACAACATGGAGCTCGCCGGCCGCATGGACCGGCGCGTCTCGCTGGCCGACGGCCAGGTGGTCGAGCTCGAATAA
- a CDS encoding lipoprotein-releasing ABC transporter permease subunit: protein MDDTMTETVKTAPFAPFEWMLSARYLRARRKEGFISVIAGFSFLGIMLGVATLIIVMAVMNGFRKELLDKILGLNGHILVQPLESPLTDWKDVAERISQVQGIRLAAPVVDGQALASSPWNASGVLVRGIRSDDLNNLTSIAKNIKQGSLEGFDEGQGVAIGRRLADQLSLHAGDSVTLVAPKGAVTPMGTTPRIKPYKIVAVFEIGMSEYDLGFVFMPLAEAQAYFNRSNDVTSIEVFTTNPDKIDSFRKSVTEAAGRPVFLVDWRQRNSTFFNALQVERNVMFLILTMIVLVAALNIVSGLIMLVKDKGSDIAILRTMGASQGSIMRIFLITGASIGVVGTLVGFFVGLVICLNIESIRQFLSWLTSTELFSPELYFLSKLPAEIDVGETTAVVVMALTLSFLATLYPSWRAARLDPVEALRYE from the coding sequence ATGGATGACACCATGACCGAAACCGTGAAAACCGCGCCTTTTGCGCCATTCGAGTGGATGCTGTCGGCGCGCTACCTCCGGGCACGCCGCAAGGAGGGATTCATCTCGGTGATCGCCGGGTTCTCCTTCCTCGGCATCATGCTCGGAGTCGCCACGCTGATCATCGTGATGGCGGTGATGAACGGCTTCCGCAAGGAGCTGCTCGACAAGATCCTGGGGCTGAACGGCCACATCCTGGTGCAGCCGCTGGAATCGCCGCTGACCGACTGGAAGGATGTCGCTGAGCGCATCAGCCAGGTCCAGGGCATCCGGCTGGCTGCGCCTGTGGTCGACGGCCAGGCGCTGGCGTCCTCGCCGTGGAACGCCTCCGGCGTGTTGGTACGCGGCATCCGCTCCGACGACCTCAACAACCTCACTTCGATCGCCAAGAACATCAAGCAGGGCTCGCTCGAGGGTTTTGACGAGGGCCAGGGCGTTGCGATCGGCCGGCGCTTGGCCGACCAGCTCTCGCTGCATGCCGGCGACAGCGTGACCTTGGTGGCGCCGAAAGGCGCGGTCACCCCGATGGGCACGACGCCGCGCATAAAACCCTACAAGATCGTCGCCGTATTCGAGATCGGCATGTCCGAGTACGATCTCGGCTTCGTCTTCATGCCGCTCGCGGAGGCGCAGGCCTATTTCAACCGCAGCAACGACGTCACCTCGATCGAGGTGTTTACCACCAATCCCGACAAGATCGATTCCTTCCGCAAATCGGTGACGGAAGCCGCGGGCCGACCAGTGTTCCTGGTCGACTGGCGGCAGCGCAATTCGACCTTCTTCAACGCGCTCCAGGTCGAGCGCAACGTGATGTTCCTGATCCTGACCATGATCGTGCTGGTCGCAGCCCTCAACATCGTGTCCGGCCTGATCATGCTGGTGAAGGACAAGGGCAGCGACATCGCGATTCTGCGAACGATGGGCGCCTCGCAGGGCTCGATCATGCGCATCTTCCTGATCACGGGCGCCTCCATCGGCGTGGTCGGCACGCTGGTCGGCTTCTTCGTCGGCCTCGTGATCTGCCTCAACATCGAATCCATCCGGCAATTCCTGTCCTGGCTCACCAGCACCGAATTGTTCTCGCCGGAGCTCTACTTCCTGTCGAAGCTGCCCGCCGAGATCGACGTCGGCGAGACCACGGCTGTCGTCGTCATGGCGCTGACGCTGTCGTTCCTGGCGACGCTCTATCCGTCCTGGCGTGCCGCGCGCCTCGATCCCGTCGAAGCGCTGCGGTACGAGTGA